The proteins below come from a single Dendropsophus ebraccatus isolate aDenEbr1 chromosome 15, aDenEbr1.pat, whole genome shotgun sequence genomic window:
- the PSMB1 gene encoding proteasome subunit beta type-1, protein MYVSSAARPEQRLYRDMDYHYTGPVEQRFSPYTFNGGTVLALAGEDFALVASDTRLSEGYSIHSRDTPKCYKLTDKTVIGCSGFHGDCLTLTKIIEARLKMYKHSNNKTMTSGAIAAMLSTILYSRRFFPYYVYNIIGGLDEDGKGAVYSFDPVGSYQRDAYKAGGSASAMLQPLLDNQIGFKNMQNVEQLPLTLEKALQLVKDVFISAAERDVYTGDALKISIVTKDGIREESVPLRKD, encoded by the exons ATGTATGTTTCCAGCGCCGCCCGTCCTGAGCAGAGGCTGTACCGGGACATGGATTACCACTACACCGGGCCCGTGGAGCAGCGCTTCAGTCCCTACACGTTCAACGGGGG CACTGTTCTGGCTCTGGCAGGGGAAGACTTTGCTTTAGTTGCATCGGATACGAGACTCAGCGAAGGTTATTCCATCCACAGCAGAGACACTCCCAAGTGCTACAAACT GACAGACAagacagtcattggctgcagTGGGTTTCATGGGGACTGCCTCACACTGACTAAAATCATTGAGGCCAGGTTAAAG ATGTACAAGCACTCAAACAACAAGACTATGACAAGTGGAGCCATCGCAGCCATGCTTTCCACAATCCTCTACTCAAGACGCTTCTTTCCTTACTATGTGTACAATATTATTGGAGGACTTGATGAAGACG GTAAAGGAGCAGTGTACAGCTTTGATCCAGTGGGATCCTACCAGAGAGATGCGTACAAGGCCGGTGGTTCTGCCAGCGCCATGCTTCAGCCCCTCTTAGATAACCAG ATTGGATTCAAGAACATGCAGAACGTGGAGCAGCTTCCTCTGACTTTGGAGAAGGCGCTACAACTTGTCAAAGACGTATTTATTTCTGCCGCAGAACGAGACGTGTACACAGGAGATGCCCTGAAAATCAGCATTGTTACCAAGGATGGTATAAGGGAGGAGTCCGTTCCTCTGAGAAAAGATTAA